The following coding sequences are from one Triticum dicoccoides isolate Atlit2015 ecotype Zavitan chromosome 4A, WEW_v2.0, whole genome shotgun sequence window:
- the LOC119287766 gene encoding uncharacterized RNA-binding protein C17H9.04c-like isoform X1, with translation MNTQRKPGDWNCNSCQHLNFSRRDFCQRCRATRSDLQLGDGRCIGGVLTSLDVRPGDWYCNCGYHNFASRSSCLKCGTIVRDFPAGQGGTGAAESGGVRAGWKTGDWICTRPGCNVHNFASRIECYHCNAPREAGTGK, from the exons ATGAACACCCAGAGGAAGCCTGGAGACTGGAACTGCAACTCGTGCCAGCACCTCAACTTCAGCCGCCGTGACTTCTGTCAGCGCTGCCGTGCCACGCGCTCGGATCTGCAGCTCGGAGACGGCCGCTGTATAGGTGGTGTGCTGACCTCCCTGGACGTTCGCCCAGGTGACTGGTACTGCAATTGCGGCTACCACAACTTCGCCAGCCGCTCCAGCTGCCTCAAGTGTGGCACCATCGTGAGGGACTTCCCCGCAGGCCAGGGTGGCACTGGCGCTGCTGAGAGCGGTGGAGTTCGTGCTGGGTGGAAAACTGGTGACTGGATATGCACAAG GCCTGGCTGTAATGTGCACAATTTTGCAAGCAGAATTGAGTGCTATCATTGCAATGCACCTAGGGAAGCAG GCACCGGGAAGTAA